The DNA segment GCCAGTACAGTATACAATGAGCTGACGCTGTTTGCAGGCCCGAGCATTGTACACGAATACATTGGTTCCATTAATCTGGGACCAGCCATGAGGAACGATGAGTAGCAAGCTCGACGTGCTGTAGGAATGATCTGACCACCGCCGCGGAAGATGGCTTCCGATGCAAGTTCAACGTCTGTGATCTTGAACTTTACATTCCGGATGGGCTCTTCACAGAGTGGTCCTTCTCGTGTTCCCCAGCTGAAGCCTTGACGGATCGTGTCTTTCACACTCCTAAGCACCTTTTGATCCACATCAGATGGAAGTGTATCGTTTTGCAGAATGTTAGGTCCCAGATCTTCAGACCCAAAAGCCCAAATGTTTCGACTGGCAAGGATATCATAGCCGTAGTTCTCTTCGAAGAATTTACCGACTTTTCGCACAGGATCTTTGATGCTGACTTTGCCGGATTCAATGTCCTCCGCGATGCCGTCATCAAGTGGCTCAGCAACAAATGTCAGCTTGTTCTTCTTATTGGGCGTCAAAGCATAGCACTTCATAGCACTCTGGTCGACACAAGTCTCGCAGAATCGGGTCACCGGATCTGAGATCTTGATCTCCATTTGTGCGTACAGCTTGCGAAGGTCGTGTAGGACGCAGTCCATATACAGCTCTCCTGTGCCGAGAACGACATGTTCACCACTTTCCTCGACCTTTGTCGTGATGAGTGGATAGGATTTGTTGATCTGACGCAGACCATTCAACATCTTCGGCAATTCGGATGGGTTGATTGGCTCGACAGCCACCTTGAAGACGCTCTCAAAGAAATGGGCGATCGGCTTGAAAATGTatgcatcttcgtcgtcggttAGTTTTGGTGCAACGATGGTCGCAGTTTTCATGATGGAGTTGTCGACACCGCCAAGCAGGACAAAGTTACCTGCAGGCATGCCTGACACAGGTACATTGTATCTGCTCTCTGCTATCCAGACCTGCTCGATAGTAGCGTTGACcatgtcttcctcgtcatcgatgCTGTAGTTCTCGCCAAGGACTCGAACGGATTGACCAGGCCTTGCAGTTCCACTCATCACTCGTCCGAAGCTGTGGAAGCCTTGTGCGTCTTGAGTGTTAAACAGCTTGGTTACATGGACAACCAAAGGACCCTCGGGGTCACATTCAAGCATTGCTTGAGCTGTCTTGGTATCCAAGGGGCCAGTGTAGtacttctccagcttctgctttgCTCCTTCTACTGGGGATGGGACGTGCTCAACGATCATGTCTACGAACCCAGTGGCTGGACCGAAGAATTGCGCACATACCATTCTGAGCAGATCTTTGGCATTTGCTTTCAACTGACTAGGCTTCAGAGATATCCCGAGCGAAGCGAGTGTCTTCTTGAGGTTACCCGGAGACTCGGAAAGAGTATGAGAGTAAAGCTTGTAAATCGGTTCCAGGACGAAGTGGACAAAACTTCGCTTCGCACGCTCTTCCACACCTCTTCTGGTGAATTTGCGTGAGCCAGGGTTGTAATAGATGTCGCCCCATAGACGTCTGCTGAATTCTTTCACATCGAATCCCGCACTCGGGTAGTTCTCGGCGTACATTGTCGCGAAGCTAGGAAGTGTGAAACACCATTCCATGCTGCTGCATGCAAAAGCGACATTGCCCTTCTCGGGGCTTACGCGGAATTTCTCTCCTCGCCCAGGAATGGTGTTCTCGATGTGTGTGTTGACTTGTTCAACCACATGCTTCAGCTTGAAGTAGGCATCCGTTGGAGGTAACTTCAGCTCCAGCATCAGCCGGTCAACTTTATTGATGAGGAGTACGAGGGGGAGTCCGGCAAGTACAGCGTGCTTGATCGCAAGTTCTGTCTGCACCTGCACGCCCTCTACCACGTCCACAACCAAGACAACACCGTCGACCAAGCGTAAGGATGCGGCCACTTCGTCTCCAAAATTGACATGTCCCGGTGTGTCCAAGATGTTCAGTAAATGTGTCTTGCCCTTAGTGCCCTGTAGCAACAGGCTCATTGGGCTGGCCTTTACTGACAGCCCTCGTTCGCGTTCTAGGATGTGTGTGTCGGTATACTTGATCGTCTCGTCGCGCGCCTTGCCAGTCTTGCCCTCCATAAATTTTGAAATGTCGTGTGTTTGAGCGACAAGCATGTCCATAATACTCGTCTTTCCATGATGCAGATGGCCGCACAGGGCGATGTTCCTTATTTGCTCGGGAAATCCCAGAAGATCTGCCATAAACCCACGATCGAAATACACCTGCGGCaagtcctcctcctcaattgtgaatttcttcttctccaccgGTGCGACAATCGGCTGTTGCAGCGTTtgggtatcttcttcctgcaCCAGCGTCTCGACGTCGGGTCCATAGATCTGAGAGGCGGATGGGTAATACTGCTTGTCTTCGTGCAATACAACGGCATTGGACGGCCCTTCATCGTCGATGTCCATCAACTCCTGGCCGGTCGTCGCCTGTGGCTCGTCTGCATCATCGTCGAGGTATTGCGCGCCATCATTCGCGCCCGAGTCTTGCTCTTCCTCGCTTTCCACATCCTCCCCGATGTAGTTGCCGAACTCATCATAAAGGTCGTCCATATTGGCGATTCCGTTGGTAAGTGAGCGACGCGGATTGTCactgtcgtcgtcgccgtcgacGTCGCCGCTGTCGCATGCACGCGACAGAGCTACACTTTTTCGACGCCAGCGGCAGAAAGTTCGGCCGCGCGGGCCGAAGCGAGGCGAAGCCCCACCCCAAACCCTGATGATTAAACAGCTGAGCTCTCAGATTGTTTGGTGGGATGGTACGATTCGGTCGGTGAAGAGAACAATTTATTGCTCTCAACAAAGGACTTTTTCCtcacttcctcttcctcgccacAATTCGAATTCTTCTCCACCACTGTACAGCCTACTCCTCCAGCAACCATGGCTCCTCCAAAGCCCGTCTACATCCTCTCCGCAACGAGAACCCCAGTAGGAGCATTCCAAGGCTCGCTTGGTTCGCAGTCAGCCATTGAGCTTGGTACCGTTGCTATCAAGTCTGCGGTTGAGCGTGCAGGCATCAAGCCAGAAGAGGTGCAGGAGGTCTTCTTCGGCAATGTGCTCCAAGCGAACTTGGGCCAAAACCCAGCAAGACAATGCACAATCCACGCTGGACTTCCAGAGTCGACAGAAGCGACAACGATCAACAAGGTCTGCGCCTCCTCGATTAAAGCCATGTCGTTGGCTGCAGCTACCATCCTCACCGGCGAGGTAGACGTCATTGTCGCTGGTGGAACTGAGAGCATGTCGAACACACCACACTACTTGCCCACGCTGCGTAATGGAGCAAAATTTGGTAACCAGACACTCGTCGATGGTGTGTTGAAAGACGGCTTGACCGATGTGTATAAGGACGAACACATGGGTCTGCAGGGAGAAGAGTGTGCAGACGACCATGGATTTAACCGACAGGATCAGGACGAGTACGCCATTCGTTCCTACAAGAAGGCAATTGCTGCAACTGAGGCGGGCTGGTTCAAGGAAGAGATCACACCGGTAACGATCAAGGGCACAAGAGGTGAGTTCAATTTACCAGCGTTGGCATAAGTCTGCACATTGCTACAGGAGTGCAGGACCATCGCTATTCGCAGAGAAAATGCTAAATTTCGACCAGGCAAGCCAGACACAGTTGTCGAGGTGGATGATGAGCCAAAGAAATTCAACGAAGAGGGCACAAAGAAGCTGCGATCAGCATTCAAGAAGGACGGTACCGTAACAGCTGCCAATGCCTCGCCTTTGTCTGATGGCGCGGCCGCAACAGTCTTGGCGAGTGAGGAATACGTGCAAAAGCATGGCTTGAAGCCAATTGCAAAGATCCTTGGCTGGGGAGACGCTGCTAAGAACCCATCAAAATTCACCACCGCGCCCGCTCTTGCAGTCCCCAAAGCATTGAAGCACGCTGGGATTAAC comes from the Cercospora beticola chromosome 4, complete sequence genome and includes:
- the ERG10B gene encoding Acetyl-CoA acetyltransferase erg10B, cytosolic produces the protein MAPPKPVYILSATRTPVGAFQGSLGSQSAIELGTVAIKSAVERAGIKPEEVQEVFFGNVLQANLGQNPARQCTIHAGLPESTEATTINKVCASSIKAMSLAAATILTGEVDVIVAGGTESMSNTPHYLPTLRNGAKFGNQTLVDGVLKDGLTDVYKDEHMGLQGEECADDHGFNRQDQDEYAIRSYKKAIAATEAGWFKEEITPVTIKGTRGKPDTVVEVDDEPKKFNEEGTKKLRSAFKKDGTVTAANASPLSDGAAATVLASEEYVQKHGLKPIAKILGWGDAAKNPSKFTTAPALAVPKALKHAGINQEDVDAFEINEAFSVVALANMKLLGVSEDKVNIHGGAVALGHPLGASGARIVTTLLGVLREKKGKIGVAGICNGGGGASAIVIERLDV